The Gloeobacter violaceus PCC 7421 DNA window CGCGCCTTTTGCAAGCGCACCGGGTTTATCTATCGGCCCCATGGGCTGCGGCGGATCGTCGCCACCCCCGCTTTACACGGGCTCGACCCCGAGCGGCGGGCCCGAGAACTGGAGCAGGCTTTTGCTGTCGGTGCTGCACCTGCAGCACGACCGGTCTTGCTGGTCGACGACATCTGTACCACCGGCTCGACCTTGGCGCGCTGCGCCGCCGCCTTGGTCAAGGCAGGAAGCGGAGCGGTCCAGGCCGCAGTCGTCGCCCGACCGGCGTTAGACCGCAAGCCCCGGGCCAATGCCTGAGAACTGAATTTTGCCCCCCCCTTCGCGCCGGTAGGAGTGGAGCCAATCGGGCGAGCTGAATGTGCAGGCCGGACAGATGGCAATGCGCTCGGCCCGCAGACCGCTTTGCAACGCCTGCTGGCGGTTGACTTCGCGCACATCGAGGCGCACCTTCCCAAGCTCAGCGTCCGGCAGCAAAGCCAGTTCCGCCTGCTTTACCGTGCCGGTCACCTCGAAAGCGACGGGTTCTGAGACCTGATAAGCCCGGCCGCTGATGGCCGGCCCCATCGCACACAGCAGGTCCGCCGGATCCGCCCCCGCCTGCCGCAGCTGCTCGATCGTGAAGGGCAAGATGGCTTGGGCGGTGCCGCGCCAACCGGCGTGGATGGCCGCGACTGTCCCCGAAACCGGGTCGGCCAGCAAAATCGGCGTGCAATCGGCGCTTCCCACCCAGACCGATTCACCCGCCCGTCCGGTCCAAAGCGCATCCCCCGATGCGTCCGGTTCCACCGGCGTCGGGTGCACCAGGGCGCTGTGGATCTGTTTGAGGCGATAGGCTCTGTGCGGCTCCAAGCCAAGGGCCGAGGCCAGTTCGCCCGGGGGCGCCCCCCGGGCGTGGCGCGTGAAAAAACCGTGGGGCCAATCGCAGAGCAAATTGCACTGCCAGCGGCTCCACGGTCCATCTTCAATCAACTGCCACACAGATTCAGACCGGGCGGTGCTGGACGACCTGATCGATCAGGCCGTACTGCTTGGCATCCTCGGCGGACATGAAAAAGTCGCGATCGGTGTCGCGCTCGATGCGCTCGAGAGGCTGGCCGGTCCGTTCGGAGAGAATCTGGTTGAGGCGATCTTTGGTGTACAGGATCTCTTTGGCCTGGATGCCGATGTCGGTGGCCTGGCCCTGGGCGCCGCCCAGGGGCTGGTGGATCATGATGCGCGAGTGGGGCAGGCTGGTGCGCTTGCCCTTGGCGCCTGCGGTGAGCAAAAAGGAACCCATGCTCGCCGCAAGACCCACGCACATGGTGGCAACGTCGGCGCGCACGTGCTGCATGGTGTCATAGATGGCCAACCCCGCCGACACCGAACCGCCGGGGCTGTTGATGTAGAGGAAGATGTCCTTTTCGGGGTCTTCGGAGTCGAGGTAGAGCATCGAGGCGATGATCGCATTGGCGATTTCGTCGTCGACCTCGCGGCCCAAAAAGATGATCCGATCGAGGGCCAGACGGTTAAAAATGTCAATCCACTGGCTCTGGCCACCCGGCAGGCGGTAGGGAACTTTGGGAATACCGATGGGCATGGCAAATCTCCTTTGAGGTGGCTTCAACTAGACCGGGGCGCCGACCGCTTTGAGCTTGGCGAGCTTGTTCGCACTCGGTTCGAGCACCTTGTCGATCAGGCCGTAGGAAACGGCTTCCTGCGGGGACATGTAAAAAAGGCGCTCAGTGTCCTTGTCGATCTGCTCGACGGTCTTGCCGGTATGGATACTCAGCAGCTGGTTGAGGGTGCGCTTGGTGGTGAGGAGTTCCTGGGCGCGGATGTTGATGTCGGTGGCCTGGCCGCGCGCACCGCCGTAGGGTTGGTAAAGAATGATGCGTGAATTGGGCAGGCTCATGCGCTGACCCTTGGTGCCCGCCGCCATCAGCAGCGCCGAGAAGCCGCCCGCCAGGCCCAAGCAGATGGTCTTGATCGGCATGCGCACGTGGCGCATCGTGTCGTAGACCGCGAAGGCGCTGGTCTCGAAGCCGGCCACGCCGGGGCTGTTGATGTAAATCTCGATCGGTTTGGCGTTGTCCTCCGACTCGAGATAGAGCAGCTGGGCAATCAATAGTTCGGCCACCACGTCGTTAATCGGGGTGCCGAGATAGACGATGCGCTCGTTGAGCAGCAAAGAGGGCAGGTCCGGGGGAGGCGTGCGAAAGCCGTAGTCCCCGGAGTAAGCGGCCCGGATCGCACCAGGCCCGTAGTTGGCAAGTTCGCTCATTGGTGACTCCCCAGCCTTTTTTGCCAATATAACAGCTGGGCTGGACCCCCGCAGGTGCGGAGATCCGCCCTTGACAGTCCCCTGGGACTTACTCCGGATAGATACGCAGCCTTCGGTTGGGCTCCTGGCCGAAGCTCTCGGATTTGAGCCGGTAGTGCTCCACCAGTTCGTGCTGCATCTTGCGGATGTGCGGGGCTCTGGGCAAAAGTTCGACCGGCTGGCCCTTGGGCAGTACGATCTGCTCGACCGCCAGGCGGGCCTCCTCCATCGCCTCCAGTTCGTCCTCCGAATCGAGCGAACCGAATAAACCGGCGTCCAGATCGCCCGGGATGCCGGGTTCGTCGATCTGCAAGATGCGCCGCAGCGCCCGGGTGATGTGGGGGATGGTGTTGGCCTTGACCGTGTGCACGGGGATCTGGCGGTTCTGGGCGACGGCGGCGATTTTGCCCTTGTCGCGCACATGGGAGCGCAAAGCGAGCACCACGTCCGCTTCGTCGATCTCTTTGGTGAGCAGCACCGGGTAGCCCAGGGTGTTGACGATGCGCTCCAGGTGGCTGCGCGAGACCGCATAGGGATAGATGCGCACGCGGCTGCCGTCAAAATCGGCCTCCATCTCCATCGCCCCCAAAGGCACCACCGGCACCGGACTGTGCCAGGAGCCGGTGCGGGTGGTGAGCGGTTCGTCCCACTCCGCCTCGGAGAGTTCGCGCGTGACGCTCACTTTGCCGGCGCCGTTGAGGGCACGGGTCTCGGGCAGGGGCTTGCGGTCGCGCAGCAAGTAGTCGACCGTCTCGGCGACATCCTTGTGGACGATCCACTTGTAGCGCTCCTGCATCTCGACGGCGATCTCGAAGGTGGGCGGCGCCTTGCGCTCGAGCACGCTTTTTTGGGTGCCGCGGCGGCGCGCTTCTTCGTCGCCCAGGGTCACCGTCTGGATGCCGCCAATCAAGTCGCTTAGGGTCGGATTTTTGATCAGGTTATCGAGCTTGTTGCCGTGGGCGGTACCGACCAGTTGCACGCCGCGCTCGGCGATCGTGCGCGCCGCCAGGGCCTCCAGTTCGGTGCCGATTTCGTCGATGACGATCACCTCGGGCATGTGGTTTTCGACCGCCTCGATCATCACCTGGTGCTGGTACTCGGGTCGGGCCACCTGCATGCGCCGCGCCCGGCCGATGGCCGGGTGCGGAATGTCGCCGTCGCCGGCGATTTCGTTGCTGGTGTCGATAATCACGACGCGTTTGTGCAGATCGTCCGCCAGCACGCGGGCGATCTCGCGCAGGGCGGTGGTCTTGCCGACGCCGGGGCGACCCAACAGCAAAATCGAGCGTCCCGATTCGACCAGATCGCGGATCATGCCGATGGTGCCGAAGACCGCCCGGCCCACCCGGCAGGTCAGACCGATGATTTTGCCGTGGCGGTTGCGCATCGCACTGATGCGGTGGAGGGTCCGCTCGATGCCCGCGCGGTTGTCGCCGGAAAATTCGCCCACCCGGGCGGTGCACCCGTCCAGTTCGTCCTGGGTGACCGGGATCTCGGAAAGATAATCGCTGCCTTCGCGAAAGCGCGCCTCCGGCCGCCGTCCCAGATCCAGTACCACCTCGACCAGTTCGTCGAGGCGCTCGTGGGCGTGCAGACGCTCCTGCAGCGGTACCGGCAGGATGGCCAGAAGCTTCTCCAGGTCGTCGGTGACGCGCATTTCGTTGTGATTCATCGAAGTTGCGGTGTCGTCGTAAGCCATGGGGCGGCACCCTCCTGTTGAAGATGGGGTTTGAGTTGGCAGACAAGCGCTCGGGCCTGCTCCACGGCCCGTCGCAAGCGCTCGGGCTCCTCGGCGAGCGGACCCGTTTCGGTCTCAGCCTGGACCAGTTGGCGGGCATAGGAACCGTAGCCGATGCCGCCTATTGCCAGCCCGGCGGCCCGGGCCAGTTCGACGCTCGCGTCGTTGGTGCCCCCCGCCAGCTGCAAATACCCCGGCAGTCGCCAGGTACTCACTTCGCGGGCAAAGCGCACCGAGGCTCTGGCCGTACCGCGGGCCAGATCGCCGCTCATCGGTATGCCGTCTATCTGCCAGACGATGTGCGAACGGGCGGCATCCGAGAGTGGACCGGCGCGCATCACCTCCCAAAGGTCCGCCAAGTGCTCACGCATGCCCGGTTCATCGGGAAAGCTCACCGCCACCAGCTTCAAGCGGGGCAACACGGGCGCAAGCCCCCTCCACAGCCGCTTGAAACCTTCGAGGTTGCCCCGGTGGGTGTGAATCTCGACGGCATCCACCGGACAGTCCGCAAGCAGCGCACCGATGGTGGCCACCTCGGCCTGCCAGGCGCGAAACTCAATCAATCCCAGCGGGCAGACCGGTGCGCAACGCCCGCAACCGTAGCAGCGCAAGGCCTCGATGCCGCCCGCGGCAATGGCGTCCACCGGGCAGATGCGCAGGCAGGGACGCGGACAGTCGCTCGGACAGCGCTCGGCATCGAAATGGGCCTTGCGAAAATGGGGATCGTCTCCATCGCTGAGGCTCACCATCAAAAACGGCCCCGCATCCGGGGAGAAGCCCGCCAAACGGTGACCATGGACCATTGCCTCACCGACTGCCGCGATCACCGCCGGATCGGCGGAGACGTCGATGCAGTCCGCCCCGGCCAGGGTGTACACAAGTGCCAGATTGGACAGGGTCGGAAGATTCTGGAGACTGGCTCCTCCAATGAGCTTGAACCAGCTACCGGCAGCTAAAGAACCATAGGGACGGGCCAGGCATTCCACGTCCGTATTCTAACGCCCCTCCGCCATCTTGGACACCGCCTGTTCCAGCGGCATCCAGCGGATGTTGTAGTCGCTGCCCACCTCGACGATCACTTTCAGTTTCGGGACCGCCGCCGGCAGCCCGACCAGAGACTCCAGCTCAAAAAGCGAGAGCACTTTGCCTTCGATGATCCAGAGCACGAAACCTTTGGCGCTCGCCGGCAGTGTGTCCATGTAGATCGCCAGTTCCGGCGGCAAAGTAAATACGCGCTTGTCCTTTTTGCCCAGATGGGCCGGGCGAACGCCATGGCTCTCGAGCAAAAAACGCGAAATATCCCCCAATCCCTTGGCGGTAATGATCTGCGTGCGGTAGCCGATTCCCCGCAACCGGCGCTGGTAGTTGCCTTCGATGCCACCCTCGGGGGGCGCCCAGAGGGCGATGGAACTATGTTTCTCGACATCCGCCACAAAGCGGCTGCCGTTGTCGAGCACCAGGTTGAGCAGAGGCATACCGGCGGGCAATGAATTGTTAATTTGAGTGTAGCACCGCTCGCGCGGCCACCCCGCGCCGCCCCCGGCGGCGCGAAAAGAACTCGTCGGCATAGGTGAAGCCGTTGAGGAGCGTGTAGCGGTCGAGTCCCTTGAAAAAGCTCGGGATCAAGTAGCACCAGACTGTGCAGCCTTCGCAGACTTTGAGCTTGCCCTGGGAAGCCCGGTACTCCTGGACTTTTTCGCCTTCGGTGTAGAGATCGTAAAGCCGACCGCCGATGGGAGCCGCGTGCTGGGCGAAGTGGTAACAAGGCAGCAGTAACTTGTCGTCCGGGGAAATGACGATCACCGCATCGACCGCTTTGCAGCGGGGTTTGGCGGTGTCGTTGCCCCCGGCTTCGATCAAGGCGAGGGCGGCGCGGTTGTAGCCCACCGTCCCCCGGTAGCCCTCGGCCGCGCCGCGGATGGCCGCCACGATCTCGGGTGTCGGATTTTTGGCGCTGTTGTAATGTTCGTGGGCGGTAAAAGCCGGGTTGAGCCAGACGCGCACCTCCAGGCCGCGGGCCAGTTCGGCCGCCTCGCCGATGCGGGCGAAATTTTGGGCGGTGACGGTGAAGTTGAGCGTCGGGTACTCGCCCAGAGCGCGCGCCAGATGCACCGATTCGATCAGCCGCTCAAAGATGTCCACCCCCCGCGACTGGTTGTGGGAAGCGGCGTCGGGACCGTCCAAAGAAAAATTCAAAAAGTCGACCAACCCCCGCAGCGCCTCGGCTTTTTTGGGGTAGAGGATCGTGTTGGTGGTTAGGGTGGTCATCAGGCCCAGGCGCTTGGCTTCGGCGTAAAGTTCGACGATATCGGGCCGCAGGAGCGGCTCGCCGCCGGTAAAGTCGACGTACTTGACTCCAAGGCGCTTGAGATCGCGCAGGTTGGCGCAAATGGTCTGGTAGCTCGACTCCGGCGGCGGCGTCAGCGCCCAGATATCGCAAAAGTGGCAACGGGCGTTGCACTTGTAGGTGACGTAGTAGTTGCAGACCAGCGGAGCCATCCGAGCACCTGGCGGGTTACTTTACGCAGTCTACCCCGCCCCCGGCGTCGGAGGAACCGAAAAGGGCGTAGGGGTGCTGGTACTTGCGCACCAGTTCGACGCGCGCCAGGGCTTCGGGGTTGTGCCGCCGCGTCCACATCACCCACCGCCAGCCCGCGTAGGCGGCGGCGTAGCTGAAGCGCTCGCGCCAGCGGCACCAGGGACTCGTCCGGTGCGACCGGGCTGCCGGGCACAAAAAATCCGCTGCCCCAAATTGCGGAAAATAGCCATCGAGCCAGCGGTTGCAACCCAGCACACTGCGGTAGTAATCGTCCCCCCACAGCGGTCGGCTCAAAAACAGCTCCAACGCCATCGCCCCGTCCTGGCGCACAAACGGACGCACTTCACCGTCGGCCCAGATGACGTTGATGCTCATGAGCTTGGGCAAAAACGGCCGACGGGTGTGGGCGTCGGTGGGCCGCCTGCGGTGGCGGGCGCTAAAACCCAGGGCGATCACGTTTGCCTGCAGGTAGGTGGTGTAGCGGGTGTCGTCCTCGACAAACAAATTGAAATCGACATCGTCGGTCTCGACGAAGCCGCCCGCGGCCATCGAGCCTGCCAGCGCCACGCAGCGGATCTGTGGGCAGTGCGACACCAACTGTTCGACGTACGCTTCGACTGTGGACCACCAGCGACGGGCGGCCTCCGGGTGGGCCTGCTGGCGCTCCAGGGCGCGGCGCACCGCAGTCGGATCGAGCCGGTCGGTGTGCACCAGG harbors:
- the pgeF gene encoding peptidoglycan editing factor PgeF; amino-acid sequence: MWQLIEDGPWSRWQCNLLCDWPHGFFTRHARGAPPGELASALGLEPHRAYRLKQIHSALVHPTPVEPDASGDALWTGRAGESVWVGSADCTPILLADPVSGTVAAIHAGWRGTAQAILPFTIEQLRQAGADPADLLCAMGPAISGRAYQVSEPVAFEVTGTVKQAELALLPDAELGKVRLDVREVNRQQALQSGLRAERIAICPACTFSSPDWLHSYRREGGGKIQFSGIGPGLAV
- a CDS encoding ATP-dependent Clp protease proteolytic subunit, which gives rise to MPIGIPKVPYRLPGGQSQWIDIFNRLALDRIIFLGREVDDEIANAIIASMLYLDSEDPEKDIFLYINSPGGSVSAGLAIYDTMQHVRADVATMCVGLAASMGSFLLTAGAKGKRTSLPHSRIMIHQPLGGAQGQATDIGIQAKEILYTKDRLNQILSERTGQPLERIERDTDRDFFMSAEDAKQYGLIDQVVQHRPV
- a CDS encoding ATP-dependent Clp protease proteolytic subunit, with the translated sequence MSELANYGPGAIRAAYSGDYGFRTPPPDLPSLLLNERIVYLGTPINDVVAELLIAQLLYLESEDNAKPIEIYINSPGVAGFETSAFAVYDTMRHVRMPIKTICLGLAGGFSALLMAAGTKGQRMSLPNSRIILYQPYGGARGQATDINIRAQELLTTKRTLNQLLSIHTGKTVEQIDKDTERLFYMSPQEAVSYGLIDKVLEPSANKLAKLKAVGAPV
- a CDS encoding R3H domain-containing nucleic acid-binding protein; the protein is MRVTDDLEKLLAILPVPLQERLHAHERLDELVEVVLDLGRRPEARFREGSDYLSEIPVTQDELDGCTARVGEFSGDNRAGIERTLHRISAMRNRHGKIIGLTCRVGRAVFGTIGMIRDLVESGRSILLLGRPGVGKTTALREIARVLADDLHKRVVIIDTSNEIAGDGDIPHPAIGRARRMQVARPEYQHQVMIEAVENHMPEVIVIDEIGTELEALAARTIAERGVQLVGTAHGNKLDNLIKNPTLSDLIGGIQTVTLGDEEARRRGTQKSVLERKAPPTFEIAVEMQERYKWIVHKDVAETVDYLLRDRKPLPETRALNGAGKVSVTRELSEAEWDEPLTTRTGSWHSPVPVVPLGAMEMEADFDGSRVRIYPYAVSRSHLERIVNTLGYPVLLTKEIDEADVVLALRSHVRDKGKIAAVAQNRQIPVHTVKANTIPHITRALRRILQIDEPGIPGDLDAGLFGSLDSEDELEAMEEARLAVEQIVLPKGQPVELLPRAPHIRKMQHELVEHYRLKSESFGQEPNRRLRIYPE
- a CDS encoding LdpA C-terminal domain-containing domain, whose amino-acid sequence is MECLARPYGSLAAGSWFKLIGGASLQNLPTLSNLALVYTLAGADCIDVSADPAVIAAVGEAMVHGHRLAGFSPDAGPFLMVSLSDGDDPHFRKAHFDAERCPSDCPRPCLRICPVDAIAAGGIEALRCYGCGRCAPVCPLGLIEFRAWQAEVATIGALLADCPVDAVEIHTHRGNLEGFKRLWRGLAPVLPRLKLVAVSFPDEPGMREHLADLWEVMRAGPLSDAARSHIVWQIDGIPMSGDLARGTARASVRFAREVSTWRLPGYLQLAGGTNDASVELARAAGLAIGGIGYGSYARQLVQAETETGPLAEEPERLRRAVEQARALVCQLKPHLQQEGAAPWLTTTPQLR
- a CDS encoding NAD(P)H-quinone oxidoreductase subunit N, with translation MPLLNLVLDNGSRFVADVEKHSSIALWAPPEGGIEGNYQRRLRGIGYRTQIITAKGLGDISRFLLESHGVRPAHLGKKDKRVFTLPPELAIYMDTLPASAKGFVLWIIEGKVLSLFELESLVGLPAAVPKLKVIVEVGSDYNIRWMPLEQAVSKMAEGR
- a CDS encoding radical SAM protein, coding for MAPLVCNYYVTYKCNARCHFCDIWALTPPPESSYQTICANLRDLKRLGVKYVDFTGGEPLLRPDIVELYAEAKRLGLMTTLTTNTILYPKKAEALRGLVDFLNFSLDGPDAASHNQSRGVDIFERLIESVHLARALGEYPTLNFTVTAQNFARIGEAAELARGLEVRVWLNPAFTAHEHYNSAKNPTPEIVAAIRGAAEGYRGTVGYNRAALALIEAGGNDTAKPRCKAVDAVIVISPDDKLLLPCYHFAQHAAPIGGRLYDLYTEGEKVQEYRASQGKLKVCEGCTVWCYLIPSFFKGLDRYTLLNGFTYADEFFSRRRGRRGVAARAVLHSN